Proteins from one Sphingopyxis terrae subsp. terrae NBRC 15098 genomic window:
- the topA gene encoding type I DNA topoisomerase, with protein sequence MQLVIVESPAKAKTIEKYLGRDFKVLASYGHVRDLPPKDGSVDPDDGFSMEWQLYPDKAKRLKDIQDAAKQADRLILATDPDREGEAISWHVQELLRQKKALPQKVDRVTFNAITKQAVTDAMAHPRGLDDDLIDAYRARRALDYLVGFTLSPVLWRKLPGAKSAGRVQSVALRLVVEREREIEAFVAQQYWSITGQFEMGGTPFKARLARWRGDKIERLTITNEADARAAEADVKAGHFTVDSVETKPLTRNPPPPFTTSTLQQEAARKLGFSASHTMRVAQDLYEDGAITYMRTDGVQMDGSAISAARRAIADRYDGGYVPDQPRQYQTKAKNAQEAHEAIRPTDFGKDKVGGGDHARLYDLIWKRALASQMASARLERTSIDLSDGTGKTMLRATGQVVKFPGFLALYDESRDDSADDEDARLLPAMAKGDAPAKTGVEVEAHETQPPPRYSEASLVKKMEELGIGRPSTYASILQVLKDRAYVRVEKNRFLPEESGRLLTAFLERFFGRYVEYDFTAGLEEELDDVSGGRAQWQAVLERFWRDFKPRTGEVMEQKPSEITAALDEFLGPYLFPDKGDGSDPRVCPNCGTGRLALRGGRFGPFIACSNYPECKFTRKFAQPGGSDGADSGPETLGTDPESGLEVTKRSGRFGPYIQLGDGKEAKRSSIPKDIPAEDFDLDYALRLLSLPRDVGTHPESGKPIVAGLGRYGPYLLHDGKYAKLTGTAEIFDIGMNAAVARIADAANGGGRGTRAKAEPLKTFGPHPTSGGEMKLMAGRFGPYVTDGTTNATLPKTVEPDALTVEEAVALIDARAAKGPAKGKKKTPAKKAAAKKPAAKKAPAKKKAAKDA encoded by the coding sequence ATGCAATTGGTGATTGTGGAATCGCCCGCCAAGGCGAAGACGATCGAGAAATATCTCGGCCGTGATTTCAAGGTGCTGGCCAGCTATGGCCACGTCCGCGACCTGCCGCCCAAGGACGGCTCTGTCGATCCGGATGACGGTTTTTCGATGGAGTGGCAGCTCTATCCGGACAAGGCGAAGCGGCTGAAGGATATTCAGGATGCCGCGAAGCAGGCCGACCGTCTGATTCTCGCGACCGACCCCGATCGCGAGGGCGAGGCGATCAGCTGGCACGTGCAGGAATTGCTGCGCCAGAAAAAGGCGCTGCCGCAAAAGGTTGACCGCGTGACCTTCAACGCGATCACCAAGCAGGCGGTGACCGATGCGATGGCGCATCCGCGCGGTCTCGACGACGATCTGATCGACGCGTACCGCGCGCGCCGCGCGCTCGATTATCTCGTCGGTTTCACCCTCTCGCCGGTGCTGTGGCGCAAGCTGCCCGGCGCCAAATCGGCGGGCCGCGTCCAGTCGGTGGCGCTGCGCCTCGTCGTCGAACGCGAACGCGAAATCGAAGCCTTTGTTGCGCAGCAATATTGGTCGATCACCGGCCAGTTCGAAATGGGCGGCACGCCGTTCAAGGCGCGGCTGGCGCGCTGGCGCGGCGACAAGATCGAGCGCTTGACGATCACCAACGAGGCCGATGCGCGCGCCGCCGAAGCCGATGTGAAGGCGGGTCATTTCACCGTCGACAGCGTCGAAACCAAGCCGCTGACGCGCAATCCGCCGCCGCCCTTCACGACCTCGACCCTGCAACAGGAAGCCGCGCGCAAGCTCGGTTTCTCGGCCAGCCACACGATGCGGGTTGCGCAGGATCTCTACGAGGACGGCGCGATCACCTACATGCGTACCGACGGCGTTCAGATGGACGGCAGCGCGATAAGCGCCGCGCGGCGGGCGATTGCTGACCGCTACGACGGGGGCTATGTTCCCGATCAGCCGCGCCAGTATCAGACCAAGGCGAAGAACGCGCAGGAAGCGCACGAGGCGATCCGTCCGACCGATTTTGGCAAGGACAAGGTCGGCGGCGGCGATCATGCGCGCCTCTACGATCTGATCTGGAAGCGTGCGCTGGCGAGCCAGATGGCCTCGGCGCGGCTCGAACGCACGAGCATCGATCTGAGCGACGGCACCGGCAAGACAATGCTCCGCGCGACAGGTCAGGTTGTGAAATTCCCCGGCTTCCTGGCGCTCTATGACGAAAGCCGCGACGACAGCGCCGACGATGAGGATGCGCGCTTGCTTCCCGCGATGGCAAAGGGCGATGCACCCGCCAAGACCGGCGTCGAGGTCGAAGCCCACGAGACGCAGCCGCCGCCGCGCTATTCGGAAGCGAGCCTGGTCAAGAAGATGGAGGAACTCGGCATCGGGCGCCCGTCGACCTATGCCTCGATCCTTCAGGTGCTCAAGGACCGCGCCTATGTGCGCGTCGAAAAGAACCGCTTCCTGCCGGAAGAGAGCGGGCGATTGCTCACCGCTTTCCTCGAACGCTTCTTCGGCCGCTATGTCGAATATGATTTCACCGCGGGCCTCGAAGAAGAGCTCGACGACGTGTCGGGCGGCCGCGCCCAGTGGCAGGCGGTACTCGAACGCTTCTGGCGCGACTTCAAGCCGCGCACCGGCGAGGTGATGGAGCAGAAGCCGTCGGAAATTACCGCGGCGCTCGACGAGTTTCTCGGCCCCTATCTCTTCCCCGACAAGGGCGACGGCAGCGATCCGCGCGTCTGCCCGAATTGTGGCACCGGGCGGCTCGCGCTGCGCGGCGGGCGCTTCGGTCCGTTCATCGCGTGCAGTAACTATCCTGAGTGCAAATTCACGCGAAAATTCGCGCAGCCGGGCGGCAGCGACGGCGCCGACAGCGGCCCCGAAACGCTGGGTACCGATCCCGAAAGCGGGCTCGAGGTGACGAAGCGCAGCGGCCGGTTCGGACCTTATATCCAGCTCGGCGATGGCAAGGAGGCGAAGCGCTCGTCGATCCCGAAGGACATTCCGGCCGAGGATTTCGATCTGGACTATGCGCTGCGGCTCCTGAGCCTGCCGCGCGACGTCGGGACGCATCCCGAAAGTGGCAAGCCGATCGTCGCGGGACTGGGGCGCTATGGTCCCTATCTGCTCCATGACGGCAAATATGCGAAGCTGACCGGCACCGCCGAAATCTTCGACATCGGCATGAACGCGGCGGTGGCGCGTATCGCCGATGCGGCGAATGGCGGCGGCCGCGGCACGCGCGCCAAGGCCGAGCCATTGAAGACTTTCGGCCCGCACCCGACGAGCGGCGGCGAAATGAAGCTGATGGCCGGACGTTTCGGGCCTTATGTGACCGACGGCACGACCAACGCCACGCTGCCCAAGACGGTCGAGCCCGACGCGCTGACTGTCGAGGAAGCTGTCGCCCTGATCGACGCCCGCGCCGCGAAAGGACCGGCGAAGGGCAAGAAGAAGACGCCCGCGAAGAAGGCTGCGGCCAAAAAGCCGGCCGCAAAGAAGGCGCCGGCAAAGAAGAAGGCCGCGAAGGACGCGTGA
- a CDS encoding VWA domain-containing protein, which translates to MRNRFLTGVTLTALLASGPAPLPIMAAQAAAPGWNDGFCRNAEPLPQLDPETRPRPVPAAGGKGGRYDSVAPVMAAPPPPPPPAPPPPPMMAPAAEAASPPASDVVVTGSRSDASAGAAEPVAMEKGSSADFDRAPGAVMPPRPSPQPQPQSGILTAGEHDDLLNPELYAAYVGRSNLGQQIRDLPRVDTMRVVTVKVNDRNGQPIPFADVVVTCSDGNSITMATQADGGAVFFPGLDRLSERITVSARQGGRTIADARPVLVADAPGGQLVGLTANQMAAKATKLDLMLVIDTTGSMGDEIRYLQSELRSIINAITTRHRDLDIRVGFVFYRDLGDDYVTRTIGFDRDIGRAQGVLAQQDANGGGDYPEAMDQAMIRAVGQSWRPDAVKSLLLVADAPPHDDKFGRTWAAAEAARAKRIHITPVAASGVADEAEYAMRAMAAATQSRYLFLTDDSGVGNPHAPPAIDCYLVTRLDALVRRVIDSQISGRRIEPDKDEVIRSVGQYDGGKCVLPADFKWDSN; encoded by the coding sequence ATGCGGAACAGGTTTCTGACAGGTGTGACATTAACGGCGCTGCTGGCCTCCGGCCCGGCGCCCTTGCCGATCATGGCGGCGCAAGCGGCGGCGCCCGGCTGGAATGACGGCTTTTGCCGCAATGCCGAGCCGCTGCCGCAGCTCGATCCCGAAACGCGGCCGCGGCCCGTTCCCGCCGCGGGCGGCAAGGGTGGACGCTATGACAGTGTGGCACCGGTGATGGCCGCGCCGCCGCCACCGCCGCCGCCTGCGCCGCCACCACCGCCGATGATGGCGCCGGCTGCCGAAGCGGCATCGCCGCCGGCGAGCGACGTCGTCGTCACCGGCTCGCGCAGTGACGCCAGCGCCGGTGCAGCCGAGCCCGTCGCCATGGAAAAGGGATCGTCGGCCGATTTCGATCGCGCGCCGGGCGCCGTGATGCCGCCGCGTCCCTCTCCGCAGCCGCAGCCGCAGTCGGGCATCCTGACCGCCGGCGAGCATGACGATCTGCTCAATCCGGAACTTTACGCGGCCTATGTCGGTCGCAGCAATCTGGGCCAGCAGATCCGCGATCTTCCGCGCGTCGATACGATGCGCGTGGTCACCGTGAAGGTGAACGACCGCAACGGGCAGCCCATTCCCTTCGCCGATGTCGTGGTGACGTGCAGCGACGGCAACAGCATCACCATGGCGACGCAGGCCGACGGCGGCGCAGTCTTCTTTCCGGGGCTCGACCGGTTGAGCGAGCGCATTACGGTGTCGGCGCGCCAGGGCGGACGGACGATTGCCGACGCGCGTCCGGTGCTCGTCGCCGATGCGCCGGGCGGCCAGCTTGTCGGCCTGACCGCTAACCAGATGGCGGCGAAGGCCACCAAGCTCGATCTGATGCTGGTGATCGACACGACCGGCAGCATGGGCGACGAGATCCGCTATCTTCAGTCCGAACTGCGTTCGATCATCAATGCGATCACGACGCGGCACCGCGATCTCGACATCCGTGTCGGCTTTGTCTTCTACCGCGACCTCGGCGATGATTATGTGACGCGCACTATCGGCTTCGACCGCGATATCGGCCGCGCGCAAGGCGTGCTGGCGCAGCAGGACGCGAACGGCGGCGGCGACTATCCCGAAGCGATGGATCAGGCGATGATCCGCGCGGTGGGGCAATCCTGGCGTCCTGATGCGGTCAAATCGCTGCTGCTCGTCGCCGATGCGCCGCCGCACGACGACAAGTTCGGGCGCACCTGGGCCGCCGCCGAAGCGGCTCGCGCCAAGCGGATCCATATCACCCCGGTCGCCGCTTCGGGCGTTGCGGACGAGGCCGAATATGCGATGCGCGCAATGGCCGCAGCAACGCAGTCGCGCTACCTCTTCCTGACCGACGACAGCGGCGTGGGCAATCCGCACGCACCGCCGGCGATCGACTGCTATCTCGTGACCCGGCTCGACGCGCTGGTTCGCCGGGTGATCGACAGCCAGATCAGTGGCCGCCGCATCGAACCCGACAAGGACGAGGTGATCCGCAGCGTGGGGCAATATGACGGCGGCAAATGCGTACTGCCTGCCGACTTCAAATGGGACAGCAACTGA
- a CDS encoding DprA-like winged helix domain-containing protein yields MTHPERSARIRLIRTPHVVTSRLGPPPVATDEIVRQPGHPAASVQPVLLELERAGGLARHMGPRGALL; encoded by the coding sequence GTGACGCACCCAGAGCGGTCGGCGCGGATCCGGCTGATCCGCACGCCGCATGTCGTGACCAGCCGGCTCGGCCCGCCGCCGGTGGCAACCGACGAGATCGTTCGCCAGCCGGGACATCCCGCCGCGTCGGTGCAACCGGTCCTGCTCGAACTCGAACGCGCCGGGGGGCTGGCGCGGCATATGGGCCCGCGGGGGGCGCTGCTTTAG
- the plsY gene encoding glycerol-3-phosphate 1-O-acyltransferase PlsY: MTILLLTAAGYLLGSIPFGVLLTRAFGAGDLRQIGSGNIGATNVLRTGRKELAAATLILDGAKGAVAVLLARHFVPQLGDHAAMIAGAAAMIGHCYPVWLKFRGGKGVATLLGLALALAWPVGLVFAAMWLGTVLLLRISSLGGMAGAVAAPVAALAFGYPVYAVGLAGLAVIVLWRHRENIARLRAGTEPRVGAKKGAA; this comes from the coding sequence ATGACCATCTTATTGTTGACCGCCGCCGGCTATCTGCTCGGCTCGATTCCGTTCGGCGTCCTGCTGACGCGCGCGTTCGGCGCCGGCGATCTGCGGCAGATCGGATCGGGCAATATCGGCGCGACCAACGTGCTGCGCACCGGACGCAAGGAACTCGCCGCGGCGACGCTGATCCTCGACGGCGCGAAGGGCGCGGTCGCGGTGCTGCTCGCGCGTCATTTCGTTCCCCAGCTCGGCGATCATGCTGCGATGATCGCGGGTGCGGCGGCGATGATCGGTCATTGCTATCCAGTCTGGCTGAAGTTTCGCGGCGGCAAGGGGGTTGCGACACTGCTCGGCCTCGCGCTGGCGCTCGCCTGGCCGGTCGGGCTGGTGTTCGCAGCTATGTGGCTGGGGACTGTGTTGCTGCTGCGCATTTCGTCGCTCGGCGGGATGGCGGGAGCGGTCGCGGCGCCGGTCGCGGCGCTTGCCTTCGGCTATCCGGTCTATGCAGTCGGCCTCGCCGGGCTGGCGGTGATCGTGCTGTGGCGCCACCGGGAGAATATCGCGCGGCTGCGCGCCGGAACCGAACCGCGCGTCGGCGCAAAGAAGGGCGCTGCGTGA
- the murI gene encoding glutamate racemase, giving the protein MQTPAPDAPILFFDSGLGGLTVLGPTRALLPTAPIVYAADYAGLPYGKKSDAELAARVPALLGRLVERYHPRLAVIACNTASTIALAHVRAALDLPIVGTVPAIKPASELTRSGVIGVLGTEATVRQPYVDDLSAKFARDKIVLRHGSPELVTAAESKLRGEPVDPAAIARALAGLTDQAGGGAIDVIVLACTHFPLLQDELQAAAGPGVTLIDGAAGIARRIAHLTQGQAWPQTAAPGIAVFTRSDDRLPPPLAALAPYGIGRIETI; this is encoded by the coding sequence ATGCAGACTCCCGCGCCCGACGCGCCTATTCTCTTTTTCGACAGCGGCCTTGGCGGACTGACCGTCCTCGGACCGACGCGTGCGCTGCTGCCGACCGCGCCGATAGTCTATGCCGCCGACTACGCCGGCCTGCCCTATGGCAAGAAAAGCGACGCCGAACTCGCGGCACGCGTGCCGGCGCTGCTCGGCCGGTTGGTCGAACGCTACCATCCCCGGCTCGCCGTTATCGCCTGCAACACCGCCTCGACCATCGCGCTCGCGCATGTTCGCGCAGCACTCGATCTGCCGATCGTGGGAACCGTGCCCGCGATCAAGCCGGCGTCCGAACTGACGCGCAGCGGCGTGATCGGCGTGCTGGGGACCGAGGCGACGGTGCGGCAGCCCTATGTCGATGACCTCAGCGCCAAATTCGCGCGCGACAAAATCGTGCTCCGCCACGGCAGCCCCGAACTCGTCACCGCTGCCGAGAGCAAGCTGCGCGGCGAACCGGTCGATCCCGCCGCGATTGCACGCGCGCTCGCCGGGCTGACCGATCAGGCGGGCGGCGGTGCCATCGACGTCATCGTCCTGGCCTGCACCCACTTCCCGCTGCTGCAGGACGAATTGCAGGCAGCTGCCGGACCCGGCGTCACGCTCATCGACGGCGCTGCAGGGATCGCGCGGCGGATCGCGCACCTCACCCAAGGGCAGGCGTGGCCCCAGACGGCGGCGCCCGGCATCGCGGTCTTCACGCGCAGCGACGATCGCCTGCCCCCGCCGCTGGCCGCGCTGGCGCCTTATGGCATCGGGCGAATTGAGACAATTTGA
- the hemA gene encoding 5-aminolevulinate synthase, with the protein MNYDDIFARAIDRLHEEGRYRVFIDILRNKGAFPNARCFAGHNGPKPITVWCSNDYLAMGQHPKVIAAMEEALHDVGAGSGGTRNIGGNTHYHIDLEAELADLHGKEGALLFTSGYISNEATLGTLGKLLPNCIIYSDELNHASMIAGIRNSGCEKRVWRHNDLAHLEELLAADDPDAAKLIAFEGVYSMDGDVAPIHAICDLADKYNALTYCDEVHAVGMYGPRGGGITERDEAAHRVTIIEGTLGKAFGVMGGYIAADKNIVDVIRSYAPGFIFTTSLSPVLVAGVLASVRHLKGSSEERDAQQAAAAYLKRCFRDAGLPVMDSVTHIVPLMVGDPVRAKKISDILLAEYGVYVQPINFPTVPRGTERLRFTPGPAHDEAMMRELTQALVEIWGRLELEFKIAA; encoded by the coding sequence GTGAACTACGACGATATTTTCGCCCGGGCCATCGACCGCCTTCACGAAGAAGGCCGTTACCGCGTGTTTATCGATATTCTGCGCAACAAGGGGGCCTTCCCCAACGCGCGCTGCTTTGCCGGGCATAACGGGCCGAAGCCGATCACCGTCTGGTGCTCGAACGACTATCTCGCGATGGGCCAGCACCCGAAGGTCATCGCCGCGATGGAAGAGGCGCTGCACGACGTCGGCGCCGGATCGGGCGGCACGCGCAACATCGGCGGCAACACCCACTATCACATCGATCTCGAAGCCGAACTCGCCGATTTGCACGGCAAGGAAGGCGCGCTGCTCTTCACCTCGGGCTATATCTCGAACGAAGCGACGCTCGGCACGCTCGGCAAGCTGCTCCCGAACTGCATCATCTATTCGGACGAACTCAATCACGCCTCGATGATTGCGGGTATCCGCAATTCGGGCTGCGAAAAGCGCGTTTGGCGCCACAACGACCTCGCGCATCTCGAAGAACTGCTCGCCGCCGACGATCCCGACGCGGCGAAGCTGATCGCGTTCGAAGGCGTCTATTCGATGGACGGCGACGTCGCCCCGATCCACGCGATCTGCGACCTTGCCGACAAATATAACGCCCTCACCTATTGCGACGAGGTCCATGCAGTCGGCATGTACGGCCCGCGCGGCGGCGGTATCACCGAACGCGACGAAGCCGCGCACCGCGTAACCATCATCGAAGGCACGCTGGGCAAGGCATTCGGCGTGATGGGCGGCTATATCGCTGCCGACAAGAATATCGTCGATGTGATCCGCAGCTATGCGCCGGGCTTCATCTTCACAACCAGCCTGTCGCCGGTGCTCGTTGCCGGCGTGCTCGCCAGCGTCCGCCACCTCAAGGGGTCGAGCGAGGAACGCGATGCGCAGCAGGCCGCCGCAGCTTACCTTAAGCGATGCTTCCGCGATGCCGGCCTGCCGGTCATGGATTCGGTGACGCACATCGTCCCGCTGATGGTCGGCGATCCAGTGCGCGCAAAGAAGATCAGCGACATATTGCTCGCCGAATATGGCGTCTATGTGCAGCCGATCAATTTCCCGACCGTGCCGCGCGGCACCGAACGGCTGCGCTTCACGCCCGGCCCGGCGCATGACGAAGCGATGATGCGCGAGCTGACGCAGGCGCTGGTCGAAATCTGGGGCCGGCTCGAACTCGAATTCAAAATCGCCGCGTGA
- a CDS encoding nitroreductase family protein: MTQVEAYDAVVRGRRSIRGFLDKPVPRELIAEILGVAMRAPSSFNNQCWNFSVVTGDALAAIRRGNTEGILAGKPDSREFRRFDGIAEEHRFRQIEIAKQLFGAMGIARDDKDARQDWVLRGFRQFDAPVSIVVTYDRVLLGSDIAPFDCGAVTNALVNAAWSRGLGCVINSQGIMQSPVVREHAQIPDDQVIMICVAMGWPDEAFPANAVVSNRKNIDEAVRFVGFDD; the protein is encoded by the coding sequence GTGACGCAAGTCGAAGCGTATGACGCGGTCGTTCGCGGCCGCCGCTCGATCCGCGGCTTTCTCGACAAGCCCGTTCCGCGCGAACTGATCGCCGAAATCCTCGGCGTCGCGATGCGCGCGCCCTCGTCGTTCAACAACCAGTGCTGGAATTTCTCGGTCGTCACCGGCGACGCGCTCGCCGCAATCCGCCGGGGGAACACCGAAGGTATTCTTGCCGGCAAGCCGGACAGCCGCGAGTTTCGCCGTTTCGACGGCATTGCCGAGGAGCATCGCTTCCGGCAGATCGAAATCGCCAAGCAGCTCTTCGGAGCGATGGGGATCGCGCGCGACGACAAGGACGCGCGGCAGGATTGGGTGCTGCGCGGCTTTCGCCAATTCGACGCGCCGGTCAGCATCGTCGTCACCTATGACCGGGTGCTGCTCGGCAGCGATATCGCGCCTTTCGATTGCGGGGCGGTGACCAATGCGCTGGTCAACGCCGCCTGGTCGCGTGGGCTGGGGTGTGTCATCAACAGCCAGGGGATAATGCAAAGCCCGGTCGTGCGCGAACATGCGCAAATCCCCGACGATCAGGTCATCATGATCTGCGTCGCCATGGGCTGGCCCGACGAGGCGTTTCCCGCCAACGCCGTGGTATCGAACCGCAAGAACATCGACGAGGCGGTGCGCTTCGTCGGCTTCGACGACTGA
- a CDS encoding NAD(P)H-dependent oxidoreductase gives MTAMRILIVHAHPEPRSFNGALTDSARALLPTIGHELIVSDLYAMEWDPVSDRRNFRIRANPERYDQQAEERFAASAGSFSSDLRAEMDKLLWADTVIFQFPIWWLGMPAIMKGWIDRVFAVGVAYGGGKWLDQGRLAPRRAMLSVTTGGGAAPYSDDGLYGPIDPILYPIHHGILRFTGFQVIEPFIVYGPSRMTELQRAATLAQYRLRLMNLVSAPTLPVIHAADYENFVRRQA, from the coding sequence ATGACGGCCATGCGCATCCTGATCGTCCACGCCCACCCTGAACCCCGCAGCTTCAACGGCGCGCTAACCGATAGCGCCCGCGCATTATTGCCGACAATCGGTCACGAACTGATCGTGTCCGACCTCTATGCCATGGAGTGGGATCCGGTATCGGATCGACGCAATTTCAGGATACGCGCCAATCCGGAGCGATACGATCAGCAGGCCGAAGAGCGTTTCGCCGCATCCGCCGGCAGTTTCTCAAGCGACCTGCGCGCAGAGATGGACAAATTGCTGTGGGCGGACACGGTAATCTTTCAATTCCCTATCTGGTGGCTGGGAATGCCCGCGATCATGAAAGGGTGGATCGACCGCGTGTTCGCCGTGGGCGTCGCCTATGGCGGCGGCAAATGGCTTGACCAAGGGCGCCTGGCGCCGCGGCGAGCGATGCTGTCGGTTACGACCGGCGGCGGGGCGGCACCCTATTCGGATGACGGCCTCTACGGCCCGATCGATCCCATACTCTATCCGATCCATCACGGAATTTTGCGGTTCACCGGTTTTCAGGTGATCGAACCATTTATCGTATACGGTCCATCGCGAATGACCGAGCTTCAGCGCGCGGCGACGCTTGCCCAGTATCGGTTGCGACTGATGAACCTCGTGTCGGCGCCGACACTCCCTGTCATACACGCCGCCGACTATGAGAATTTCGTCCGACGCCAGGCCTAG
- a CDS encoding GNAT family N-acetyltransferase codes for MEQAIVTAQPGDAAVVGETLAQAFQTDPALSWILPDPAHRARALRGLFRTLVPADMRAGVALRSDAGEAAALWRGPERAHSGGLEFLRTVLPLIATFGTALPRGLKVQGSIDAHRPKGRFWYLHYVGVRPDHQGKGHGGRIIRAQTAVADADGLPCWLETATPENVPLYERLGFVIEAEWDVAGGGPHFWGMMRQPVLT; via the coding sequence ATGGAGCAGGCAATCGTGACGGCGCAGCCCGGCGATGCAGCGGTTGTGGGCGAAACGCTGGCGCAGGCATTCCAGACCGATCCCGCCTTGTCGTGGATACTGCCGGACCCCGCCCATCGCGCGCGGGCCTTGCGCGGACTGTTCCGCACGCTCGTCCCCGCAGATATGCGCGCGGGCGTAGCGCTGCGATCCGATGCGGGCGAGGCGGCGGCGCTGTGGCGTGGGCCGGAACGAGCGCACAGCGGCGGGCTGGAATTCTTGCGCACGGTGCTGCCACTCATCGCAACCTTCGGCACGGCGCTCCCGCGCGGACTGAAGGTTCAGGGCAGCATCGACGCGCACCGGCCCAAAGGGCGCTTCTGGTATCTCCATTATGTTGGCGTGCGCCCCGATCATCAGGGAAAGGGGCACGGCGGGCGGATCATCCGGGCGCAGACGGCGGTGGCCGATGCCGATGGCCTTCCTTGCTGGCTGGAAACGGCGACGCCCGAGAATGTGCCGCTGTACGAGCGGCTTGGCTTCGTGATCGAGGCCGAATGGGACGTTGCGGGCGGCGGCCCCCATTTCTGGGGCATGATGCGGCAACCGGTCCTGACCTAG
- a CDS encoding class I SAM-dependent methyltransferase, producing MSSHGALMDRVYRGQRHIYDATRKYYLLGRDALIADLAPPAGGSVLEIGCGTGRNLIAVGRAWPEAELFGIDISADMLEKANASLAKAAIAASLVRGDACDFDPVALFGRLTFDRVFISYALSMIPDWRAALAQAARCVAPGGRLEIVDFGQQDELPGLWRRLLFGWLSHFHVAPRADLPIAVANLAGEADAARVNCDRLYRGYAIRAGLARR from the coding sequence ATGAGCAGCCATGGGGCGTTGATGGACCGCGTCTACCGCGGTCAGCGCCACATCTATGATGCTACGCGCAAATATTATCTGCTCGGCCGCGATGCGCTGATCGCCGATCTGGCGCCGCCGGCTGGTGGCAGCGTGCTCGAGATCGGTTGCGGGACGGGCCGCAATCTGATCGCCGTCGGACGGGCATGGCCCGAGGCGGAGCTGTTCGGGATCGATATATCGGCGGACATGTTGGAAAAGGCCAACGCATCGCTTGCAAAGGCCGCGATTGCGGCATCGCTCGTTCGGGGCGACGCGTGCGATTTCGACCCGGTGGCGCTGTTCGGTCGTCTTACCTTCGACCGCGTCTTCATCAGCTATGCGCTTTCGATGATCCCCGACTGGCGGGCGGCACTCGCCCAAGCGGCGCGCTGCGTCGCACCGGGTGGACGGCTTGAGATTGTCGATTTCGGCCAGCAGGACGAATTGCCCGGCCTGTGGCGCCGATTGCTGTTCGGCTGGCTGTCGCATTTTCACGTTGCGCCGCGCGCCGATCTGCCGATCGCGGTCGCGAACCTGGCGGGGGAGGCCGACGCCGCACGGGTCAACTGCGATCGGCTCTATCGTGGATATGCGATCCGCGCGGGCCTCGCGCGGCGCTGA